Proteins encoded in a region of the Quercus lobata isolate SW786 chromosome 8, ValleyOak3.0 Primary Assembly, whole genome shotgun sequence genome:
- the LOC115954634 gene encoding uncharacterized protein LOC115954634 isoform X2: MRADRKRLSERTVNLAREVRRALVTTNYHNRQHYSVRCGRGRPQVSLEEFSFLEKVCRKAKPDERTWAKLVNPKTIHWYCDGPEPTREAIAYDERIHKQMDDAKRRAMIKSLAVEQKKTGEIVVPSVPGSSGKRKQPPKSDRPHKQPKVSMEPIVGLMAEGPKAVNQVKQGAGKGLMHAPPVSEEKPPPLLRDDSKFALEKLTSILSAEDYEDLGNHSTEAMGETGLFAVGQSLVMMKGLMDRCLNREAALERVRSKLGKTEEELSQLHKWKSTMEQKFELSENTRKELEQKTEEAGKVLKSRADEVKDLKKKLRHAKDDAVSEYRNSESLLKELGGSFLQGFDDALRQIKKTYPDLDVSMITLTDQDQTSALPVASENTEDLFGEEAAQGDGESAPPNEVAVADPKKAE; encoded by the exons ATGCGAGCAGACAG AAAACGTCTGTCAGAGAGAACCGTCAACCTTGCCAGAGAAGTCCGTCGAGCACTGGTAACCACCAATTACCACAACCGTCAGCATTACTCCGTCaggtgtg GTAGAGGGCGCCCGCAGGTTAGCCTCGAGGAATTTAGTTTCCTTGAAAAGGTTTGTAGAAAAGCTAAGCCGGACGAAAGGACCTGGGCCAAGTTAGTGAATCCAAAGACAAtacactggtattgtgacggtccagaacctaCCCGTGAGGCCATTGCTtacgacgaaagaatacacaaac aaatggacgacgccaAGAGAAGAGCCATGATAAAATCTCtagccgtcgagcaaaagaagacgggtgagATCGTTGTTCCCAGTGTGCCGGGGTCATCGGGCAAGAGGAAGCAGCCACCAAAGTCCGACCGTCCACACAAGCAGCCAAAGGTGTCAATGGAGCCCATCgtgggcttgatggctgagggcCCTAAGGCCGTCAACCAAGTTAAACAGGGGGCCGGTAAGGGCCTAATGCATGCTCCACCCGTCAGCGAGGAGAAGCCCCCTCCCCTTCTTCGTGATGATTCGAAGTTCGCTTTGGAAAAGCTTACGTCCATACTTTCTGCAGAGGACTATGAGGATCTGGGGAATCACTCGACGGAGGCGATGGGAGAGACGGGGTTATTTGCCGTCGGACAG tccttggttatgatgaagggcttgatggaccgttgcctcaaccgtgaagcggctctgGAACGGGTACGGTCAAAACTTGGGAAGACGGAAGAAGAGCTTAGCCAGCTGCACAAGTGGAAGTCCACCATGGAGCAGAAATTTGAACTGTCTGAGAATACAAGAAAGGAGCTCGAACAGAAGACGGAAGAAGCTGGGAAGGTCTTGAAGAGCAGAGCGGACGAGGTGAAAGATCTGAAGAAAAAGCTCCGTCATGCAAAGGACGACGCCGTCAGCGAATATCGCAACTCCGAGTCCTTGTTGAAGGAGCTTGGaggatcgttccttcaaggctttgacGATGCGCTCCGTCAGATAAAAAAGACCTACCCAGATCTGGACGTGTCTATGATAACACTTACTGATCAAGATCAGACTTCTGCCCTGCCCGTCGCCTCCGAAAATACGGAGGACCTCTTTGGGGAAGAAGCAGCTCAGGGTGACGGAGAGTCCGCTCCGCCGAATGAGGTCGCTGTTGCCGACCCCAAGAAAGCAGAGTAA
- the LOC115954634 gene encoding uncharacterized protein LOC115954634 isoform X1, translating into MSSASSNQSVVRDGTEYENVYPSGHKDQDSPGEDRSPSASSSSSTSEDVEKIEIEGPDGNQALESVVGADGLRQFIMLPEWTVHRFTSVIRERHFSTFRTNFQIPDYIPIRLPYVSERCYYDGVEGVGVYEQVLKAGLRFPLSTLHRELLHYLGLSVTQISPNAWRVFIAMEILYGAMSNGERRLTVREFLHCYRPDEIDRSRGLYRFASRSPLLKVIFETPDSNRDWKSRYFFLEGDRWMNRPGETEYMPVDTTWGIINQARRGRPQVSLEEFSFLEKVCRKAKPDERTWAKLVNPKTIHWYCDGPEPTREAIAYDERIHKQMDDAKRRAMIKSLAVEQKKTGEIVVPSVPGSSGKRKQPPKSDRPHKQPKVSMEPIVGLMAEGPKAVNQVKQGAGKGLMHAPPVSEEKPPPLLRDDSKFALEKLTSILSAEDYEDLGNHSTEAMGETGLFAVGQSLVMMKGLMDRCLNREAALERVRSKLGKTEEELSQLHKWKSTMEQKFELSENTRKELEQKTEEAGKVLKSRADEVKDLKKKLRHAKDDAVSEYRNSESLLKELGGSFLQGFDDALRQIKKTYPDLDVSMITLTDQDQTSALPVASENTEDLFGEEAAQGDGESAPPNEVAVADPKKAE; encoded by the exons atgtctagtgcgtcaagtaaccaatcggtggttcgtgacgggacggaatacgagaatgtatacccgtccggtcataaagaccaagatagtccaggcgaagataggagtccgtctgcaTCCTCTTCGTCCTCAACAAGTGAGGATGTGGAGAAAATTGAGATAGAGGGTCCTGACGGGAATCAAGCACTGGAGTCCGTcgtaggtgctgatggactaaggcagttcatcatgttaccagagtggacagtgcataggttcacatccgtcatcCGGGAGAGACATTTCAGTACCTTTAGAACAAATTTTCAGATACCAGACTACATCCCGATCCGTCTTCCCTACGTGTCGGAGAGATGTTATTATGACGGAGTAGAAGGTGTTGGAGTGTACGAGCAGGTGTTGAAGGCtggacttcggttcccgctctctacactCCATAGGGAACTCTTGCATTACCTGGGACTGTCCGTCACCCAGATTTCTccaaacgcctggagggtcttcatagcaatggagattctTTATGGCGCAATGTCGAATGGAGAAAGGAGACTGACGgtccgtgaatttcttcactgttaccgtCCAGATGAGATTGATAGATCAAGGGGGTTGTACCGTTTTGCTAGTCGAAGTCCCTTGTTGAAGGTCatctttgagaccccagactcaaatagagactggaagagtcgctatttcttcctggagggtgacaggtggatgaaccgtccaggaGAGACGGAGTACATGCCCGTCGATACAACTTGGGGGATAATAAACCAAGCGC GTAGAGGGCGCCCGCAGGTTAGCCTCGAGGAATTTAGTTTCCTTGAAAAGGTTTGTAGAAAAGCTAAGCCGGACGAAAGGACCTGGGCCAAGTTAGTGAATCCAAAGACAAtacactggtattgtgacggtccagaacctaCCCGTGAGGCCATTGCTtacgacgaaagaatacacaaac aaatggacgacgccaAGAGAAGAGCCATGATAAAATCTCtagccgtcgagcaaaagaagacgggtgagATCGTTGTTCCCAGTGTGCCGGGGTCATCGGGCAAGAGGAAGCAGCCACCAAAGTCCGACCGTCCACACAAGCAGCCAAAGGTGTCAATGGAGCCCATCgtgggcttgatggctgagggcCCTAAGGCCGTCAACCAAGTTAAACAGGGGGCCGGTAAGGGCCTAATGCATGCTCCACCCGTCAGCGAGGAGAAGCCCCCTCCCCTTCTTCGTGATGATTCGAAGTTCGCTTTGGAAAAGCTTACGTCCATACTTTCTGCAGAGGACTATGAGGATCTGGGGAATCACTCGACGGAGGCGATGGGAGAGACGGGGTTATTTGCCGTCGGACAG tccttggttatgatgaagggcttgatggaccgttgcctcaaccgtgaagcggctctgGAACGGGTACGGTCAAAACTTGGGAAGACGGAAGAAGAGCTTAGCCAGCTGCACAAGTGGAAGTCCACCATGGAGCAGAAATTTGAACTGTCTGAGAATACAAGAAAGGAGCTCGAACAGAAGACGGAAGAAGCTGGGAAGGTCTTGAAGAGCAGAGCGGACGAGGTGAAAGATCTGAAGAAAAAGCTCCGTCATGCAAAGGACGACGCCGTCAGCGAATATCGCAACTCCGAGTCCTTGTTGAAGGAGCTTGGaggatcgttccttcaaggctttgacGATGCGCTCCGTCAGATAAAAAAGACCTACCCAGATCTGGACGTGTCTATGATAACACTTACTGATCAAGATCAGACTTCTGCCCTGCCCGTCGCCTCCGAAAATACGGAGGACCTCTTTGGGGAAGAAGCAGCTCAGGGTGACGGAGAGTCCGCTCCGCCGAATGAGGTCGCTGTTGCCGACCCCAAGAAAGCAGAGTAA